In Methanosarcina siciliae T4/M, one genomic interval encodes:
- a CDS encoding transposase, translating into MSSRQCEGHKDIIQTIEELDISDKILLLDRGFFSENILNCLEEKHIKFVLPTKRNSHYYDTRIHLNEEFIYHDRLIKCGKRKLGNRFLYLYEDLDLRLEEQKTIFRKREEGKISDEEYSLKQNRAGKFLIISNYDIGKKEMYELYKKRDSIEKLFDAYKTTLDADKLYLHDDESVYGHVFVAFLSLYAYCKLLKAIKKAEINDKVSPIDILLKFRKVKSINFGEKSIITEVPKKVRELDKTLKFNIFPTKNGS; encoded by the coding sequence ATCAGTTCCAGGCAGTGTGAAGGACATAAAGACATTATACAAACAATAGAAGAGTTGGATATCAGCGATAAGATACTTCTTCTTGATCGTGGTTTTTTCTCAGAGAACATCCTTAACTGCTTAGAAGAAAAACATATCAAATTTGTGTTACCAACAAAAAGGAACAGCCACTATTATGACACAAGAATACACCTTAATGAAGAATTCATCTATCATGATAGACTCATCAAATGTGGTAAAAGAAAGTTAGGAAATAGGTTCCTATATTTATATGAAGACCTGGATCTAAGACTTGAAGAACAGAAGACGATCTTCAGAAAGAGAGAGGAAGGGAAGATCAGCGATGAAGAGTACTCTTTAAAACAAAATAGAGCAGGGAAGTTCTTGATTATCTCCAATTACGACATAGGAAAAAAGGAGATGTATGAACTCTACAAAAAAAGAGACTCGATTGAAAAGTTGTTTGATGCATACAAAACAACATTAGACGCTGACAAATTGTATCTTCATGATGATGAGAGCGTTTATGGGCATGTGTTTGTGGCATTTCTTTCATTATATGCGTACTGTAAATTGTTGAAGGCAATTAAAAAAGCAGAGATAAATGACAAGGTCTCACCCATTGATATCCTATTGAAGTTTAGAAAAGTGAAAAGTATAAACTTTGGTGAAAAAAGTATCATTACTGAAGTTCCTAAGAAAGTAAGAGAATTAGATAAAACTCTCAAATTCAACATATTCCCTACAAAAAATGGGAGTTAA
- a CDS encoding right-handed parallel beta-helix repeat-containing protein, with translation MINSNNGDIILVNTGTYIENVDVDKKLTITSKSGNPEDTIVQALSPGDHIFHVTANNVTIKGFSLKNSISGSGIYLDSVQYNTIANNHLQANEIGIHLWHANNNILINNTASDNSWAGIRLFPDDSELASNNTLVNNTMVNNTYNFEIYIAYRNASMRNNIDTTNTVNGKPVYYLVNVSNVALNSASNAGAIYCINCQNMSIKDQVLQNNSQAIFLFNTSNSRFDSNILSNNYFGIVLVNSDNNTGLNNIAVNNIVGIGIVASTDNYLTLTPIFCREYVEFESFI, from the coding sequence GTGATCAATTCTAATAACGGAGATATAATACTCGTTAATACAGGAACATACATCGAAAATGTAGATGTAGATAAGAAGTTAACAATAACCTCAAAGTCAGGAAATCCGGAAGATACGATCGTTCAAGCTCTTAGTCCAGGTGATCACATCTTTCATGTAACTGCGAACAATGTGACCATCAAAGGTTTTAGTTTGAAAAATTCCATTTCAGGAAGTGGAATTTATCTGGACAGTGTGCAGTATAACACTATTGCAAACAACCATTTACAAGCTAATGAGATAGGAATACATCTCTGGCATGCTAACAACAATATACTGATCAATAACACAGCATCAGACAATAGCTGGGCAGGAATCCGATTGTTCCCAGATGACAGTGAACTTGCCAGTAACAATACACTTGTTAATAACACGATGGTTAATAACACATATAATTTTGAGATTTATATTGCGTATAGAAATGCGAGTATGCGGAATAATATCGATACTACCAATACTGTAAATGGAAAACCTGTCTATTATCTTGTTAACGTCTCGAATGTTGCTTTAAATTCTGCCTCAAATGCCGGGGCTATTTACTGTATCAACTGCCAGAACATGTCAATAAAAGATCAGGTTCTCCAGAACAACTCCCAGGCTATTTTTTTATTTAATACAAGCAATTCAAGGTTTGACAGCAACATCCTATCAAATAACTATTTTGGAATCGTTCTGGTTAACTCAGATAATAACACCGGGTTGAATAATATTGCAGTTAATAATATTGTTGGCATAGGAATCGTTGCATCCACTGATAATTATTTAACCTTAACTCCCATTTTTTGTAGGGAATATGTTGAATTTGAGAGTTTTATCTAA
- the fpoM gene encoding F(420)H(2) dehydrogenase subunit M, whose translation MLPVASLLILVPLIFAAVTFFTKTKDQAAGLGLIGSLVTLGLTLYAYLNFDSSTAAMQFYESIPWVPFLGINYSVGIDGISMPLILLNAIVIPLLILFSWNEEREAPNRFYGLILTMQAAVIGVFVALDFVVFYIFWELTLVPLFFIVNIWGGEKRAHASYKFFIYTHVASLVMLLGIFGLFYTALHQTGVPTFDIRELIAQFQFFGSGLMKDAIFLAILFGFLAKLPTFPFHSWLPDAYVEAPTAGSVLFILLKIGGYGLFRISLPMLPHTGNPNLMIMMLGLLGSFSIVYGALLALRQKDLKRMIAYSSLSHMGFVTLGSAGLVALSVSGAMFQQFSHGLIMSIMFMSAGVIQSATGTRIINDLGGLARKMPMLTVLMMVGFMASLGLPGLTGFIAEFLVLTFTFVNLPGFVLLALLAIVITAGYHLWAMQRAMFGVYNEKLGSIRDINTLQVFSMGVIALLVLYFGLNPSPVLNMMIKNSEAIVSLAAGLGV comes from the coding sequence ATGCTGCCGGTCGCATCGTTGTTGATTCTGGTGCCGCTGATTTTCGCAGCTGTGACCTTTTTCACAAAAACAAAAGACCAGGCTGCGGGGCTGGGTCTTATCGGGTCCCTTGTGACCCTGGGCCTTACCCTTTACGCCTACCTGAACTTTGACAGCAGCACTGCTGCAATGCAGTTCTATGAATCAATTCCGTGGGTTCCCTTCCTCGGGATCAATTATTCGGTTGGAATTGACGGCATTTCAATGCCCCTTATCCTCCTGAATGCAATCGTTATCCCCCTCCTGATCCTTTTCAGCTGGAATGAGGAAAGGGAAGCCCCGAACAGGTTCTACGGGCTGATCCTTACCATGCAGGCCGCCGTCATAGGGGTCTTTGTGGCCCTCGATTTCGTAGTCTTCTACATCTTCTGGGAGCTGACCCTTGTCCCTCTCTTCTTCATCGTAAACATCTGGGGAGGAGAAAAGCGGGCTCATGCGTCCTACAAGTTCTTTATCTACACACACGTTGCATCCCTGGTGATGCTGCTCGGGATCTTCGGGCTCTTCTACACAGCCCTCCACCAGACAGGGGTTCCGACCTTTGACATCAGAGAACTGATCGCACAGTTCCAGTTCTTCGGGTCCGGCCTGATGAAGGACGCAATATTCCTGGCAATCCTCTTCGGATTCCTGGCAAAGCTGCCGACCTTCCCCTTCCACTCCTGGCTTCCGGATGCATATGTCGAAGCCCCGACCGCAGGCAGTGTACTCTTTATCCTGCTCAAGATCGGAGGATACGGGCTTTTCAGGATCTCCCTCCCGATGCTCCCTCACACCGGAAACCCTAATCTGATGATCATGATGCTTGGCCTGCTTGGCTCATTCAGCATAGTCTACGGGGCTCTTCTGGCCTTGAGGCAGAAAGACCTCAAGCGCATGATCGCCTACTCCAGTCTGAGCCACATGGGCTTTGTAACCCTGGGTTCGGCAGGCCTTGTTGCCCTTTCGGTTTCAGGCGCCATGTTCCAGCAGTTTTCCCACGGGCTTATCATGAGCATCATGTTCATGTCTGCAGGAGTGATCCAGAGCGCCACAGGCACAAGGATCATTAACGATCTCGGCGGGCTTGCAAGGAAGATGCCGATGCTCACCGTGCTTATGATGGTCGGCTTTATGGCATCCCTCGGGCTTCCGGGCCTGACAGGCTTTATTGCCGAGTTCCTGGTCCTGACCTTTACTTTCGTGAACCTGCCCGGTTTTGTCTTACTTGCCCTGCTGGCAATAGTGATTACTGCAGGTTACCACCTCTGGGCAATGCAGAGGGCAATGTTCGGAGTGTACAATGAGAAACTCGGGAGTATCAGGGACATCAATACCCTGCAGGTCTTTTCGATGGGAGTAATCGCCCTACTTGTGCTTTATTTTGGCCTGAACCCGAGTCCGGTGCTTAATATGATGATTAAGAATTCGGAAGCAATAGTCAGCCTGGCGGCTGGCCTGGGGGTGTAA
- a CDS encoding ABC transporter ATP-binding protein → MQNILSVQSLTKKFDDFTAVKGISFDVETGSIFAFLGPNGAGKSTTIKMLTTVLKPTSGEIRINGYNALKEQDKARSSFGIVFQDYSLDSELTAYENMEYHSVIYKVPKAEREERIKTALEIVGLWDRRNDLVKKYSGGMKRRLEIARALVHYPRVLFLDEPTVGLDPQTRMSIWSHIKRLNEERKMTIFLTTHYMDEAEAMADKIAIIDHGKIIESGTLAEIMERTETESLEESFLKLTGRDIRDENGNGGDKMRFMRGIGRRHGH, encoded by the coding sequence ATGCAAAACATACTCTCAGTCCAGTCCCTGACAAAAAAATTTGACGATTTTACCGCAGTGAAGGGCATCAGTTTTGATGTTGAAACAGGTTCGATCTTTGCATTCCTCGGCCCGAACGGTGCAGGCAAGTCCACAACTATCAAGATGCTCACGACGGTCCTGAAACCCACAAGCGGGGAAATCCGGATCAACGGATATAACGCCCTTAAAGAACAGGACAAAGCCCGCTCTTCTTTTGGCATAGTCTTTCAGGACTACAGCCTGGACAGTGAGCTTACTGCTTACGAAAACATGGAATACCACTCCGTTATCTACAAAGTCCCCAAAGCCGAAAGGGAAGAGAGGATCAAAACTGCCCTTGAGATCGTCGGGCTCTGGGACCGGCGGAACGATTTAGTGAAAAAGTACTCAGGCGGGATGAAAAGGAGGCTTGAGATTGCGCGGGCGCTTGTCCACTACCCGAGGGTTCTTTTCCTGGATGAGCCTACGGTGGGGCTTGACCCCCAGACGCGAATGTCCATCTGGAGCCACATAAAAAGATTGAATGAAGAAAGGAAAATGACGATTTTCCTGACCACGCACTATATGGACGAAGCCGAAGCGATGGCGGACAAAATAGCAATCATTGACCACGGGAAAATAATCGAATCCGGAACCCTGGCAGAGATCATGGAAAGGACGGAAACCGAATCCTTAGAAGAATCCTTCCTGAAACTCACCGGGAGGGACATCCGGGACGAAAACGGAAACGGAGGGGATAAAATGCGGTTTATGCGGGGCATTGGCAGGAGGCACGGGCATTGA
- the pspAB gene encoding PspA-associated protein PspAB, with the protein MGLRDFMDAVMGRSRLPKAKSEKLFAISTASITLESSLGLKPSGYAGICFKPIGATSYESARNEIEELLEYSSKETETEFRMEKDEFDFLWAIFRDPDFEDLVANIHLVSQTLEDRGFGEQILCAIYRFDSEPEAGTAGHGTKTGAGKAVYWIYNFKQGTYYPFIPLSNRQRDSPFEFRLRTAMEREMPVEKSVEKWYPLWGIPF; encoded by the coding sequence ATGGGTTTGCGGGATTTTATGGATGCGGTTATGGGACGGAGCAGGCTTCCGAAGGCGAAAAGTGAAAAACTCTTTGCAATTTCCACAGCCAGTATTACTCTTGAAAGCAGTCTGGGCTTAAAGCCTTCAGGATACGCGGGGATCTGTTTTAAGCCGATTGGGGCTACATCCTACGAATCTGCCCGAAATGAGATTGAAGAGCTTCTGGAATACAGCTCAAAAGAGACGGAAACCGAATTCAGGATGGAAAAAGACGAGTTTGATTTCCTCTGGGCTATTTTCAGGGACCCTGATTTCGAAGACCTGGTTGCAAACATCCACCTTGTAAGCCAGACCCTTGAAGACCGCGGCTTTGGCGAGCAGATCCTCTGTGCCATTTACAGGTTTGACAGCGAACCTGAAGCCGGAACAGCCGGGCACGGTACAAAAACAGGGGCTGGAAAAGCAGTTTACTGGATTTACAACTTTAAACAGGGGACTTACTACCCCTTTATTCCGCTTTCCAACAGGCAGAGGGACAGCCCTTTTGAATTCAGGCTCAGAACCGCAATGGAAAGGGAGATGCCTGTTGAAAAAAGTGTGGAAAAATGGTACCCCCTCTGGGGAATTCCCTTTTAA
- a CDS encoding metal-dependent hydrolase, giving the protein MLLFGHLGVTLGIFFGLGLFIPRLRTIIDPRYLAIGAILPDLIDKPIGEVIFASTFSSGRIIGHTLLFSLLLFMIGLYMYERSRDIRGLSLTAGSFLHLFEDQMWSDPQTFLWPLFGWSFPRESRDYVGLEHLMDMFEASFHLEFLQSHVIEILGLSIGFVLAYYLSKKLIGNEEL; this is encoded by the coding sequence ATGCTTCTCTTTGGACATCTGGGCGTTACGCTCGGAATATTTTTCGGGCTTGGGCTTTTTATACCTCGGTTGAGGACTATCATAGATCCGCGCTATCTGGCAATCGGAGCTATCCTGCCCGATTTGATAGACAAGCCAATAGGCGAAGTAATCTTTGCTTCAACGTTTTCAAGCGGCCGCATTATAGGTCATACCCTGCTTTTTTCCCTTCTTCTCTTTATGATAGGTTTGTACATGTACGAAAGAAGCAGGGACATCAGGGGCCTTTCTCTTACAGCAGGCTCTTTTTTACACCTCTTTGAAGACCAGATGTGGTCCGATCCCCAAACTTTCCTCTGGCCTCTATTCGGGTGGAGTTTTCCCAGAGAATCCAGAGATTATGTCGGACTGGAACACCTCATGGATATGTTTGAAGCCTCTTTCCACCTTGAGTTTCTGCAAAGCCATGTAATTGAAATCCTGGGCCTCTCAATAGGGTTCGTTCTGGCTTATTACCTGTCGAAAAAATTAATCGGAAATGAAGAACTCTGA
- a CDS encoding ABC transporter permease, giving the protein MDIDPENYDRMISYEDIPQIASMDGVENVILYDASYLDPIIYTTAGEDRLPDKLNLIAVPEAIAQDYLNQTVIPYGTEYLEEGRLPRDGSHEISISKKLLEKHFAYTDEMLTRAIGSKVNYENETYTIAGINSYDICYISFDAKRNYGLYQYDADTFDEFIKRNLDYKQTNDYFHPEYANEIFIFTADGSEKSVLDRLFQEYPAENYISREYVSVWKKTFNGSVLRKIVVVDIIGVAWLGVLLVLLNKKPFSKV; this is encoded by the coding sequence TTGGATATCGATCCCGAGAACTATGACCGGATGATAAGCTACGAAGACATTCCTCAGATTGCTTCAATGGACGGGGTTGAAAATGTAATTCTTTATGATGCCAGTTATTTGGATCCCATTATTTATACAACTGCAGGCGAAGACAGATTACCGGATAAATTGAATCTCATTGCAGTGCCTGAAGCTATAGCACAGGATTACCTTAATCAGACTGTTATCCCCTACGGGACAGAATATCTGGAAGAAGGCAGGCTTCCTCGGGACGGCTCCCATGAAATTTCAATCTCAAAGAAATTGCTGGAAAAGCACTTTGCATACACCGATGAAATGCTGACCCGGGCAATCGGCAGCAAGGTAAATTATGAAAACGAAACCTATACCATCGCAGGCATAAACAGCTATGATATATGTTACATCTCCTTTGACGCAAAAAGAAACTATGGACTCTATCAGTATGATGCGGATACTTTTGATGAATTTATAAAAAGAAATCTCGACTATAAGCAAACGAATGATTATTTTCATCCGGAATATGCAAATGAAATCTTTATCTTTACAGCGGACGGCTCGGAAAAGTCGGTACTGGACAGGCTTTTTCAAGAGTATCCTGCTGAAAATTACATTTCCAGGGAATATGTTTCTGTATGGAAAAAGACATTTAACGGAAGTGTTCTGCGAAAAATAGTCGTCGTCGATATTATTGGTGTTGCCTGGCTGGGTGTTCTCCTTGTGCTCTTAAACAAAAAGCCCTTTTCAAAAGTATAA
- a CDS encoding ABC transporter permease, giving the protein MIEVIYILWLRQLKHYWRSKARLLGSLGQPLLFMVAFGFGFGPMYTRASGGGNYMDFLAPGIVSMSILFTAIFSGLEVIWDRQFGFLKETFVAPISRTEIMVGKTLGGATIAMIQGLIVLSLTYVLGFRISSLASLGMGLIFMSLIAIFFTGLGLTIASSMEDMQGFQLIMNFLIMPIFFLSGALFPLENLPPAIYFISRIDPLTYGVDGLRGVLSGMSTFGIYSDLAVIGTLSVLVCIIGAFLFSKVEA; this is encoded by the coding sequence TTGATCGAAGTAATCTACATCCTGTGGCTGAGGCAGCTCAAGCACTACTGGCGCTCAAAAGCCCGGCTGCTAGGCTCCCTCGGGCAGCCCCTCCTCTTCATGGTCGCCTTCGGTTTCGGCTTCGGGCCCATGTACACTAGAGCCAGCGGAGGGGGAAACTACATGGACTTCCTGGCACCGGGAATAGTTTCCATGTCGATCCTCTTTACAGCCATCTTTTCCGGACTTGAGGTTATCTGGGACCGGCAGTTCGGCTTTCTGAAAGAAACTTTCGTAGCCCCGATTTCCCGAACGGAAATCATGGTCGGAAAAACCCTAGGAGGTGCAACTATAGCCATGATCCAGGGCTTGATCGTGCTCAGCCTGACTTATGTGCTGGGCTTCAGGATTTCCAGCCTTGCGAGCCTTGGAATGGGTTTAATTTTTATGTCTCTGATAGCCATTTTCTTTACGGGCCTTGGTCTTACGATCGCCTCCTCGATGGAAGATATGCAAGGTTTTCAGCTGATCATGAACTTCCTTATCATGCCTATCTTCTTCCTTTCAGGCGCCCTCTTCCCCCTCGAAAATCTGCCCCCGGCAATCTACTTCATAAGCAGAATCGACCCCCTGACTTACGGCGTGGACGGGCTCCGGGGAGTCCTTTCCGGGATGAGCACGTTTGGAATCTACAGCGACCTTGCAGTAATAGGTACGCTCTCAGTGCTTGTCTGCATAATCGGAGCTTTCCTGTTTTCGAAAGTTGAGGCTTAA
- the htpX gene encoding zinc metalloprotease HtpX codes for MKRKWERDLGLQGRMLFTMFLLAAVYLFFLAFLSYSGTPPVFMLFFVGAFMGIQYFYSDKMVLWTTGAHVVSESEAPQLHDMVTRLCAIADLPKPQIAIVQTRVPNAFATGRSPGKAVVAVTTGIMDKLTPAELEAVLAHELSHVKNRDMAVLTIASFISTIAFYIVRYSLYFGGMGGDRRREGGGILLVWLVSIAVWVVSFLLIRALSRYREFAADRGSAIITGQPANLASALMKISGLMDRVPGEDLRKVEGMNAFFIIPAISGSSFMDIFSTHPSVEKRLAQLEKMQKEMS; via the coding sequence ATGAAAAGAAAATGGGAACGGGACCTGGGACTTCAGGGACGGATGCTCTTTACTATGTTCCTTCTGGCGGCAGTTTACCTCTTCTTCCTAGCTTTTCTCTCGTACAGCGGGACTCCGCCTGTGTTTATGCTGTTTTTTGTAGGCGCGTTCATGGGCATTCAGTACTTTTATTCGGACAAAATGGTGCTCTGGACAACAGGAGCACACGTTGTCTCCGAAAGCGAAGCCCCGCAGCTGCATGATATGGTCACCAGGCTGTGTGCGATAGCTGACCTTCCGAAGCCGCAGATAGCAATTGTCCAGACCCGGGTGCCGAATGCTTTTGCCACGGGCAGGAGTCCGGGTAAAGCCGTTGTTGCGGTCACAACAGGGATCATGGACAAACTTACGCCGGCCGAACTTGAGGCAGTGCTTGCTCATGAGCTGAGCCATGTCAAGAACAGGGACATGGCTGTCCTGACAATTGCCAGTTTTATCTCAACCATAGCTTTCTACATTGTCCGCTACAGCCTCTATTTCGGAGGCATGGGAGGAGACAGGCGGCGGGAAGGCGGGGGCATTTTGCTTGTCTGGCTGGTCTCAATCGCAGTCTGGGTCGTCAGTTTCCTGCTGATCCGTGCCCTTTCCCGCTACAGGGAATTTGCTGCAGACAGGGGATCGGCAATCATCACCGGGCAGCCTGCAAACCTCGCTTCTGCCCTGATGAAGATAAGCGGGCTTATGGATAGAGTTCCGGGTGAGGACCTCAGGAAGGTCGAGGGCATGAATGCCTTCTTCATTATCCCCGCAATCTCGGGCTCTTCGTTCATGGACATCTTTTCCACTCACCCCTCCGTGGAAAAAAGGTTAGCCCAGCTTGAAAAGATGCAGAAGGAAATGAGTTAA
- the fpoN gene encoding F(420)H(2) dehydrogenase subunit N has protein sequence MNELMYLAPEIVVVATGLVILLAGVFLSPRSKNILGYLATLGILAALFLTVKSFGLLTMEGLQIGYSVFSEALNIDALSQFFKLVFLVVALIVSIAAIKYNENSDHTEEFYTLMLFATFGMMVVASANDLIVLFVAFELASLATYALAGYEKQNPRSLEGAMKYFVIGSVSAALMLFGLSFVYGATGTTSIPLIAANPWLLIENPIGLVAVVLLIAGFGFKMALVPFHMWAPDTYQGSPSVVSALLAAGSKKMGFVAAFRIFIIALAALQPDWQFIFTILAVATMTFGNVVAVAQTSVKRMLAYSSVAQAGYIAMAFAVMTPVALGGGIMYALAHAFMKAGAFIAAGVVVWMVSQEKTGNLNVPDHLDSFKGLGKRMPLAALSMTVFVFALAGIPPTAGFMAKFVLFSSTIQAGMAWLAVIAILNSALSLFYYARLVGYMYFLPPEGKSVSVPFPYAAALLVAVAGVLVMGIWPEPFVELAMKAAMVLV, from the coding sequence ATGAACGAGTTAATGTATCTTGCACCTGAAATCGTAGTGGTTGCAACCGGCCTGGTCATACTTCTGGCCGGAGTTTTCCTGTCCCCCCGGTCCAAGAACATACTTGGTTACCTGGCAACCCTGGGAATCCTTGCAGCCCTCTTCCTGACGGTTAAAAGTTTCGGGCTCCTGACTATGGAGGGCTTACAGATCGGATATTCGGTTTTCTCGGAAGCTCTGAATATCGATGCTCTCTCCCAGTTCTTCAAACTGGTCTTCCTGGTAGTTGCCCTGATCGTTTCGATTGCTGCAATCAAGTACAATGAAAACAGTGACCATACCGAAGAGTTCTACACCCTGATGCTCTTTGCAACCTTCGGGATGATGGTCGTAGCTTCTGCAAACGACCTGATCGTACTCTTCGTTGCCTTTGAACTGGCAAGTCTTGCAACCTACGCCCTTGCAGGCTACGAAAAGCAGAACCCGAGGTCTCTTGAAGGAGCCATGAAGTATTTCGTGATCGGTTCGGTCTCGGCAGCCCTCATGCTCTTCGGGCTTTCCTTTGTCTACGGGGCAACCGGCACCACGAGCATCCCCCTGATTGCTGCAAACCCCTGGCTCCTTATAGAAAACCCGATCGGGCTTGTAGCAGTCGTGCTGCTTATTGCAGGTTTCGGCTTCAAGATGGCACTTGTGCCCTTCCACATGTGGGCTCCGGATACCTACCAGGGTTCTCCCTCGGTCGTTTCCGCCCTGCTTGCAGCCGGGTCCAAGAAGATGGGTTTTGTAGCAGCTTTCAGAATCTTCATTATAGCTCTTGCAGCCCTGCAGCCTGACTGGCAGTTTATCTTTACCATTCTGGCAGTTGCAACCATGACCTTCGGAAACGTGGTCGCAGTTGCCCAGACCAGCGTAAAACGCATGCTTGCCTACTCTTCCGTAGCCCAGGCCGGATACATTGCAATGGCTTTTGCCGTTATGACCCCTGTGGCCCTCGGAGGAGGCATCATGTACGCTCTTGCCCACGCCTTTATGAAAGCAGGAGCCTTTATTGCAGCCGGAGTCGTGGTCTGGATGGTAAGCCAGGAAAAGACAGGCAACCTCAATGTCCCCGACCACCTGGACAGCTTTAAGGGCCTCGGGAAAAGAATGCCTCTTGCGGCCCTTTCCATGACGGTCTTCGTCTTTGCCCTCGCAGGTATTCCCCCGACTGCAGGTTTCATGGCCAAGTTCGTGCTCTTCTCTTCAACCATCCAGGCGGGCATGGCCTGGCTTGCAGTAATAGCAATCCTGAACAGTGCCCTTTCCCTGTTCTACTACGCGCGGCTTGTGGGATACATGTACTTCCTGCCCCCCGAGGGTAAATCCGTCAGCGTTCCTTTCCCGTATGCAGCCGCCCTTCTGGTTGCAGTGGCAGGCGTGCTGGTAATGGGTATCTGGCCCGAACCCTTCGTGGAACTGGCTATGAAAGCAGCAATGGTACTGGTATAA
- a CDS encoding LysE family translocator — MLDLIEYLGMGAFLGLAAGTSPGPLLAVTISETLQHGKWEGIKVAVSPLITDLPIILAVLFVLSHLTGSDFVIGIIAFFGASYLIYSGMESLKSGTDSFEIKEAKKDALKKGVIVNFGNPHPYVFWLSIGGPIIYKSFSTHVWATILFIAGFYMLLVGSKVGVALIVEKSKSFVNSKYYLSIIRALGIAQIVFGLTFIKVGLDSLNVI; from the coding sequence ATGCTGGATCTTATTGAATATTTAGGCATGGGAGCTTTTCTCGGTCTTGCTGCAGGGACATCGCCTGGCCCACTCCTAGCCGTAACTATTTCTGAGACCCTGCAGCACGGCAAGTGGGAAGGAATAAAGGTTGCAGTATCTCCTCTGATTACGGACCTGCCAATAATTTTAGCCGTACTGTTTGTTCTTTCCCACCTGACAGGCTCTGATTTTGTTATCGGGATTATTGCATTTTTCGGGGCTTCATATCTGATATATTCGGGAATGGAATCCCTGAAATCCGGAACGGACAGCTTTGAAATAAAAGAGGCAAAAAAAGACGCCCTTAAAAAAGGAGTTATTGTCAACTTCGGAAACCCGCACCCTTACGTCTTCTGGCTCTCCATAGGCGGGCCAATAATTTATAAGAGCTTCAGCACCCACGTCTGGGCTACAATCCTATTCATAGCCGGGTTCTATATGCTGCTTGTAGGATCAAAAGTGGGAGTCGCACTGATTGTAGAGAAGTCAAAATCTTTTGTCAACAGCAAGTATTACTTATCCATTATCCGGGCTCTTGGGATTGCACAGATTGTCTTCGGCTTGACTTTTATTAAAGTGGGCCTGGATTCGTTGAATGTAATTTGA
- a CDS encoding F420H2 dehydrogenase subunit FpoO, protein MTDCDLCGKAIPTVIPVRVIRPLLKFAYPNGVWKGLCETCLDSAQKTYLEVNKNQPSCRKGKCALCGDKTGVFSVELQVPDFSKGIVKKDVDLCYRCLKGVDEAYIRHKKEMIEQEHAHH, encoded by the coding sequence ATGACAGATTGCGACCTATGCGGAAAAGCAATCCCGACCGTCATCCCGGTCCGGGTTATCCGCCCCCTCCTCAAATTCGCCTACCCCAACGGGGTCTGGAAAGGTCTCTGTGAGACCTGCCTCGATTCCGCCCAGAAAACTTACCTGGAAGTAAACAAAAACCAACCTTCATGCAGAAAAGGCAAATGCGCCCTCTGCGGAGACAAAACAGGAGTTTTCTCGGTGGAACTGCAGGTCCCGGATTTCTCAAAAGGGATAGTCAAGAAAGATGTGGATCTCTGCTACAGGTGCCTGAAAGGAGTCGATGAGGCTTATATCAGGCATAAGAAAGAGATGATTGAGCAGGAACATGCACATCATTAA